One window of the Ammospiza nelsoni isolate bAmmNel1 chromosome 2, bAmmNel1.pri, whole genome shotgun sequence genome contains the following:
- the HSPA13 gene encoding heat shock 70 kDa protein 13, with protein sequence MAGQIAVLGSAVLALLLASYLAQQYLPMPTPRVIGIDLGTTYCSVGVFLPGSGAVKVILDESGHSSIPSVVSFTDTGVHVGYQGLELADANPQNTIYDAKRFIGKVFTPEELQSESSRYPFKIVNKNGLAEFSVTTNETFHITPERIGSKLLLKLKKMAEANLGMSISKAVISVPAEFDERQRNSTIEAANLAGLSVLRVINEPTAAAMAYGLHKADVFNVLVVDLGGGTLDVSLLNKMGGMFITRAMAGNNKLGGQDFNQRLMVYLYDQLRQRFGSLPTQKEEIHRLRQAVEAAKLNLTVHEAATLRVLLTLPANQLTRELAKSQVKANSASQNTEGLKNLGDASKVEGNFVEVVFETEISRKLFEMLNEDLFEKILVPIEQVLLEGHLHKAEVDEIVLVGGSTRIPKIREVIRDFFGKEPNTSVDPDLAVVTGVAIQAGILAGSWPLQVSAIEIPNKHLRKTNFN encoded by the exons ATGGCGGGGCAGATAGCTGTGCTGG gctctgctgtgctggccctgctcttGGCCAGCTACCTGGCACAGCAGTACCTGCCCATGCCCACGCCCAGGGTGATTGGGATCGACCTGGGCACCACCTACTGCTCCGTGGGCGTGTTCCTGCCGGGCAGTGgggctgtgaaagtcatcctgGACGAGAGTGgccacagcagcatccccagcgTGGTCTCCTTCACGGACACGGGCGTGCACGTGGGCTACCAGGGCCTGGAGCTGGCTGATGCCAACCCCCAGAACACCATCTACGATGCCAAGAGGTTCATTGGGAAAGTCTTCactccagaggagctgcagagtgaaAGCAGCAGGTATCCCTTTAAG ATTGTCAACAAGAATGGATTAGCTGAATTTTCTGTGACAACTAATGAAACCTTTCACATCACTCCAGAGCGCATTGGCTCTAAGCTGCTGCTGAAACTGAAGAAAATGGCAGAAGCCAACCTTGGCATGTCCATTTCCAAGGCAGTCATCTCCGTGCCTGCAGAGTTTGATGAAAGGCAGAGGAATTCTACCATTGAGGCAGCTAACCTTGCAG ggctcAGCGTTCTGCGAGTAATCAACgagcccacagctgctgctaTGGCTTATGGGCTGCACAAAGCTGATGTGTTTAATGTCCTGGTGGTGGATCTGGGTGGAGGAACTTTGGATGTGTCTCTGCTGAACAAGATGGGAGGGATGTTCATCACACGAGCCATGGCAG gTAACAACAAGCTGGGAGGACAGGATTTCAACCAGAGGTTGATGGTGTATTTGTATGATCAGCTCCGTCAAAGGTTTGGTTCTCTGCCCACGCAGAAGGAGGAGATTCACCGCCTCAGGCAGGCTGTGGAAGCTGCCAAATTAAACCTGACTGTCCATGAGGCAGCTACACTGAGGGTGCTGCTGACTCTGCCAGCAAACCAGCTGACAAGAGAACTTGCAAAAAGCCAGGTAAAAGCAAACAGTGCCTCACAAAACACAGAAGGCCTGAAAAATCTTGGAGACGCTTCCAAAGTAGAGGGCAACTTTGTGGAAGTCGTGTTTGAAACAGAAATCTCTCGGAAGCTGTTTGAGATGTTAAATGAGGACCTTTTTGAGAAGATCCTTGTGCCCATTGAACAGGTGTTGCTGGAAGGGCACCTGCACAAGGCTGAAGTGGATGAAATTGTGTTAGTGGGAGGCTCCACACGGATTCCCAAAATACGTGAAGTTATTCGGGACTTCTTTGGGAAGGAACCCAACACCTCTGTGGATCCTGACCTGGCAGTTGTGACAGGTGTAGCCATCCAAGCAGGAATTCTTGCTGGGTCCTGGCCTCTCCAAGTCAGTGCTATAGAAATCCCCAACAAACATTTACGGAAGACTAATTTTAACTGA